From the Clarias gariepinus isolate MV-2021 ecotype Netherlands chromosome 3, CGAR_prim_01v2, whole genome shotgun sequence genome, one window contains:
- the ankrd11 gene encoding ankyrin repeat domain-containing protein 11 has protein sequence MPKGGGSKTPQLEDFPLSTDMVEKQGGKKDKDKGSSNKTPKLDRSDGVKDMKEKAPKRKLPFTVGANGDQKDSDSEKQGPERKRIKKEPTNTRKPSLPFGMGMPGIRAGYPLSERQQVALLMQMTAEESVNSPDTTPKHQSQSNLGQKGTPNSASKTKDKVNKRNERGETRLHRAAIRGEVRRIKELINEGADVNVKDFAGWTALHEACNRGYYEVAKQLLAAGAEVNTKGLDDDTPLHDASNNGHFKVVKLLLRYGGDPCQSNRRGETPLKVANSPTMLNLLLGKGTYTSSESSSESSEEEDAPSFAPSSSVDGNNTDSEFEKGLKLKGKPLDPPKSTTTPVKDEYEFDEDDEEERVPPVDDKHLLKKDFRKDSVSKPNSFISIPKMEVKTYSKSNSLTPKKPVRRILSDSNSSDEDDRTLCFTPTPTPRQSAAQSNTKSRDSNTLCSKQQKDKNKVKKKRKKETKNNVSKEVRFGKVNDKFCTSDSETGDIESEDDKGSMPVSNCVKDSSTLSLKESSVFSSLSVSSSSSSHGSLGSQKLTPSLAEQHPKQWRTDGWKTVSSPPWSDVSSLSDSVRTRLSSESDYSSADSSIESVKQVKKKAQEKKKNNTHASVLDKKSSDFYKNSNADGTVSKTDKDGKILKKHKVKHKHKTKEKEKVTTLVLNQDMNEKFVKSISFDFDDSRQESPSESKVKLSKHEKDHFKKEDRLTKVKAEDKDWTGKELQRASKEEKSKKIKESNKDRVSKDEKDKSLKTEKDKGIKDKEKPKEEKQKSHKEDKKKKSKDKSFKAEKKSEQREEKHFKSDKDKTVKEEKSKKDKTLKEEPEYEDYDMKNPFLEDSKMSASDHDGWPSDLSSDSSLYEDDSWDAPMKEYKANNNPVKLIVETMKDESRDRKKDNKVKDKKSEHGDKRFEKDVTSKRKEKESSDKGSDKGNEKKKDWIDKQKLNSSHLDKEKKRKESADGVIKKEKESLECSRDRKDSYEFTKERKDSKTKTECLRDEYGNEAFFKSESETTPKSDPRERNHSGKEKEKKGDGMEKKDKVKGEKHKDKPKDRSLDQEKPEKNSVDRSLKDKDIERSSKDKKDGAKDKYKDSHSKERKMSSEQSKDKKEKIFQDKHSEREKDFLEFKKEEKKPEKKEKTWYKIEDIFTDESEDEIDNYNGGVAKLSDSFGLLDSHRKDSTPDRDDIDILSDKHRKYSGEGKQHITENKKEKEHKDKKKEKTFDAGKERKSSMEKHKDKKDKDSIDTKHKERKDRASVDSNQEKKIRQKPTDKRDLSEEKSKSKYKDKPDHLKDRKPSKGSGENEKSLLEKLEEEAMNDYKDDSNDKNSEISSDSFTDRGHDPVSSSFYDSSNITLPDMSEDRRESLSISNPQDKFREKERHRHSSSSSSKKSHDKDKEKVKKEKADKRDKSEEIRESFGRRESLPVEKEPMPLEADPYTFPYSSKGDGEDDLDKTLEFEKEMSKKDKTNSVITSEKIKDKKKKEKHKEKVKEEKHKYSDGFGSFRHTKDEQKSGLKESPQITNLKDKSKEDSPKFDGKNKDRNRDIGEKDRTDYNKTKDKLGDGDKLCQSKDTTRKDTRPREKLLVDGDLRLTSFGKMLSLKDQENEERHKRHKEKMKQMEKLRHKSGDPKLKEKIKSSEDLKKNRSDLSSKKSGTLDSTLKEKKLKEVSLPSQMMSPDRKSQPLDSQNSKDWLAGHQIKENLPASPRPDQNRPTGVPAPASVISCPSYEEVMQTPRTPSCSTEDYQEIIFDGLDCQNSSAMTMSMNACSPTFFDRYTSQNSSHSFPEGTCITPAKNMQLPLESRSITSEVRRPLEEEFKAEADKFHRQQNAPQEFESSASHLNEDKIPMERLDSLSTSYPSPQINMLSPRPDLTQPVPDRGSAASSGNDANELPPESMYGYLMKPSTPVHRPDPQCLDIAAPLTPAPAALPPLEIDDLSEPHQSEPSLVPSDPVSGNEYLPPVVEEQDEDDDDDDENEEEEEEEEEDNSEETAETAETQIASDHAMQPTEDPTYPLGLQESVMKTWAESLDHREPEVLPLSPAHPEDNIMENSCDQAVGWNSDGLMKSPHESYGEVEAAVSKISSPYSHSDCELPPIPTAIPVHSMTPPYSTYSRSYSHISESHYEVQKDSVEDISSSPRPEAEPVETNFMPPSSTRLETFFTDIKPHVEENQVDIEPSCVEQENREESLSYPQSSLAQPVNCESHWADPFPNTVDELDDLSPFSLPDLPFPEKEMHEPEITASETTDTKHSPVPVRPLETNKELGVLDVGFPNLTKPPCSPAVVSLCESAQDLEPPAHQESFRPQNELEPEPKDIQDVPSIKETIQEDLPMFDDQDEGDGNMYSSVDGENEQEYRQKDTASDLLTPTTPCLEPLAHLKSEHIISNPVVVLNTSCNSCPVQPHATPAPVLPVTSSSPTQISEAVETTVKLPVAPATTEAPKKVEEIAPRMTRNRAQMLANQNKQSTAMSVSSSTTSPPVTTSITTISSSSLTAGEKEKEKDPISTNNAQASTPVLLTKTKGRAEEEDGQTQHPRKRKFQKSGQQQVQVQLVNTAMQQTREMIQQTLAVIVNAIKLDEIEPYHSDRSNPYFEYLQIRKKIEEKRKILCYITPQAPQCYAEYVTYTGSYLLDGKPLSKLHIPVIAPPPSLSEPLKELFRQQEAVRGKLRLQHSIEREKLIVSCEQEVLRVHCRAARTIANQAVPFSACTMLLDSEVYNMPSESQGDENKSVRDRFNARQFISWIQDVDDKYDRMKTCLLMRQQHEAAALNAVQRMEWQLKVQELDPAGHKSLCVNEVPSFYVPMVDVNDDFVLLPA, from the exons GATAAAGATAAAGGCTCGTCAAACAAGACTCCTAAATTGGACCGCAGCGATGGCGTCAAAGACATGAAAGAGAAGGCTCCTAAGAGGAAGCTTCCCTTCACCGTCGGAGCCAATGGAGACCAGAAAGATTCAGACTCAG AGAAGCAAGGTCCGGAGCGGAAGCGCATTAAAAAGGAGCCCACCAACACCAGGAAGCCAAGCTTGCCTTTCGGGATGGGCATGCCAGGAATCCGGGCTGGGTACCCGCTGTCGGAGCGGCAGCAGGTGGCTCTTCTTATGCAGATGACGGCGGAGGAGTCAGTAAACAGTCCAG ACACAACACCAAAGCATCAGTCACAGTCGAATCTGGGTCAGAAGGGAACACCAAACTCCGCCTCAAAAACCAAAGACAAAGTGAATAAGCGGAACGAGAGGGGTGAAACGCGGCTGCACCGGGCAGCCATCCGCGGCGAGGTACGCCGCATCAAGGAGCTCATCAACGAGGGAGCTGATGTGAATGTAAAAGACTTTGCAG GCTGGACCGCACTGCATGAAGCATGCAACAGGGGGTATTATGAAGTGGCCAAGCAGCTGCTGGCAGCCGGGGCCGAGGTCAATACCAAGGGCCTGGACGATGATACGCCTCTACACGATGCGTCCAACAATGGCCACTTCAAA GTGGTAAAGTTACTTTTGCGGTATGGAGGAGATCCGTGTCAAAGCAACAGGAGGGGTGAAACACCATTGAAGGTTGCAAACTCTCCAACCATGCTTAATTTGTTGCTTGGAAAAGGCACATACACCTCTAGTGAGAGCTCGTCAG aaTCTTCGGAAGAGGAGGACGCTCCATCCTTTGCCCCATCTAGCTCTGTGGATGGCAATAACACAGATTCAGAGTTTGAGAAGGGCTTAAAGCTGAAAGGGAAGCCCCTAGACCCGCCTAAATCCACCACCACACCGGTTAAGGACGAATACGAgtttgatgaggatgatgaggaggagcGCGTCCCACCTGTGGATGACAAGCATTTGCTTAAAAAAGACTTCCGCAAAGATTCTGTCAGCAAGCCCaacagtttcatctccataccCAAGATGGAGGTTAAAACCTATTCCAAAAGCAACTCACTTACACCAAAGAAGCCTGTGCGTCGGATACTGTCAGATAGCAACAGCTCAGACGAGGATGATCGGACGTTGTGTTTTACACCGACACCCACGCCAAGGCAATCTGCTGCTCAGAGCAACACCAAGAGTAGAGACTCTAACACACTGTGCTCCAAGCAgcagaaagacaaaaacaaagtcaagaagaaaaggaaaaaggagaCAAAAAATAATGTCAGTAAAGAGGTGCGCTTTGGCAAAGTAAACGACAAGTTCTGCACATCAGACTCTGAGACCGGCGATATCGAGAGTGAGGACGATAAGGGCTCAATGCCAGTTTCGAACTGTGTAAAGGATTCTTCAACTTTGAGCCTTAAAGAATCTAGTGTATTCAGCTCACTGTCTGTGTCTTCATCCTCTTCTTCTCATGGGAGTTTGGGCTCTCAGAAGCTTACGCCATCTCTGGCAGAGCAGCACCCGAAACAGTGGAGGACAGATGGTTGGAAGACCGTATCCTCTCCACCTTGGTCTGATGTCAGCTCCCTCTCAGACTCTGTCAGAACGAGGCTTTCCAGTGAGTCTGACTATTCCTCTGCAGATTCAAGCATTGAATCCGTAAAACAGGTGAAGAAGAAAGCgcaggaaaagaagaaaaacaacacgCACGCCAGTGTGCTAGACAAAAAGAGCTCTGACTTTTATAAAAACTCCAACGCTGATGGAACTGTTTCTAAAACAGACAAAGATGGAAAGATAttgaaaaaacacaaagtaaaacataaacacaaaactaAAGAAAAGGAGAAGGTGACAACTTTAGTTTTAAATCAAGACATGAATGAAAAATTTGTCAAAAGCATTTCTTTTGACTTTGATGATTCACGGCAAGAGTCACCTTCTGAAAGTAAAGTTAAACTTTCCAAACAcgaaaaagatcattttaagaAAGAGGACAGGCTGACAAAGGTTAAAGCTGAAGATAAAGACTGGACAGGGAAAGAACTTCAGAGAGCATCTAAAGAGGAGAAATCTAAGAAAATAAAGGAGTCCAACAAAGATAGAGTAAGCAAAGACGAGAAGGACAAAtctttaaaaactgaaaaggaCAAAGGCATCAAGGACAAAGAAAAGCCAaaggaggaaaaacaaaaatcacataaagaggataaaaagaaaaagtccaAGGATAAGTCTttcaaagcagaaaaaaagagtgAGCAGAGGGAGGAGAAGCATTTCAAGTCGGACAAAGACAAAACTGTAAAAGAGGAAAAGTCAAAAAAGGATAAGACTCTAAAGGAAGAGCCAGAATATGAGGACTATGATATGAAAAATCCTTTTTTAGAAGACTCCAAGATGAGTGCATCAGATCACGATGGATGGCCATCAGATCTTTCCTCCGACAGCTCGCTCTATGAAGATGACAGTTGGGATGCCCCAATGAAAGAATATAAAGCAAATAACAATCCTGTAAAACTCATCGTTGAAACGATGAAAGACGAAAGCAGGGACCGGAAGAAGGACAATAAAGTTAAAGACAAGAAGTCAGAGCATGGAGACAAGCGCTTTGAGAAAGACGTCACTTCCAAGAGGAAAGAGAAGGAATCCTCTGACAAAGGAAGCGACAAgggaaatgaaaagaaaaaagactggATTGACAAACAGAAGCTGAACTCCAGTCACTTGGACAAGGAGAAGAAACGAAAGGAATCAGCTGATGGGGTCATCAAAAAGGAAAAGGAGTCTCTTGAGTGCAGCAGAGACAGGAAAGATTCATATGAGTTCACCAAGGAGCGTAAAGACTCCAAAACCAAAACGGAATGCTTGAGAGATGAATATGGCAATGAGGCCTTCTTTAAATCAGAAAGTGAGACTACTCCTAAGTCAGACCCAAGGGAGAGGAACcattcaggaaaagaaaaggagaagaaaGGTGATGGCATGGAGAAGAAAGACAAGGTAAAAGGCGAAAAGCACAAAGATAAGCCTAAAGATCGAAGTTTGGACCAGGAGAAACCCGAGAAAAACTCAGTTGACAGGTCTTTGAAAGATAAAGACATTGAAAGGAGTTCTAAAGACAAGAAAGATGGGGCGAAAGATAAATACAAAGACTCTCACAGCAAGGAGAGGAAGATGTCATCTGAGCAAAGTaaagacaagaaagaaaaaatattccaAGACAAACATAGTGAAAGGGAAAAAGATTTCCttgaatttaaaaaggaagaaaagaagcCTGAAAAGAAGGAGAAGACCTGGTATAAAATTGAGGATATATTCACAGATGAGAGTGAAGATGAGATTGACAATTACAACGGAGGGGTGGCAAAACTGAGTGATTCCTTTGGACTATTGGACTCTCACCGTAAAGATTCCACACCTGATAGAGATGACATAGATATCCTGTCAGATAAGCACAGGAAGTATTCTGGAGAGGGAAAACaacacattacagaaaataagaaagaaaaggagcataaagataaaaagaaagagaagacgTTTGAtgcaggaaaagaaagaaaaagctccatggaaaaacacaaagataaaaaagacaaagattCAATTGATACAAAACACAAGGAGCGCAAAGACAGAGCATCTGTGGACTCAAatcaggaaaagaaaatcagACAAAAACCGACAGACAAGCGGGACCTCTCTGAggaaaaaagcaaaagcaaatacAAAGATAAACCAGATCATCTGAAAGATAGAAAACCTTCTAAGGGGAGTGGAGAGAATGAGAAATCCTTGCTTGAGAAGCTAGAAGAGGAGGCCATGAATGATTACAAAGATGATTCCAATGATAAGAACAGCGAGATCTCATCAGACAGTTTCACAGACAGGGGTCATGACCCTGTTTCAAGTAGTTTCTATGACTCGTCAAATATTACCTTGCCAGATATGTCAGAGGATCGAAGAGAGTCGCTGTCCATTTCTAATCCACAGGACAAattcagagagaaagaaagacatagGCATTCCTCTTCCTCATCGTCCAAGAAGAGTCATGACAAGGATAAGGAGAAAGTCAAGAAAGAGAAAGCTGATAAGAGGGACAAGTCAGAGGAGATTAGAGAGTCCTTTGGGCGCAGAGAGAGCCTACCTGTTGAGAAAGAGCCCATGCCCCTGGAAGCTGATCCTTACACTTTTCCATATAGTTCTAAAGGTGATGGCGAGGACGACTTGGACAAAACCTTGGAGTTTGAAAAGGAAATGTCTAAAAAGGATAAGACAAATAGTGTCATTACTAGTGAGAagataaaagacaaaaagaaaaaagagaaacataaGGAGAAGGTAAAAGAGGAGAAGCATAAATATTCAGATGGCTTTGGTTCTTTTCGACATACCAAAGATGAGCAAAAATCTGGACTGAAAGAAAGTCCACAGATCACAAATTTGAAAGATAAGTCTAAAGAAGATAGTCCAAAATTCGATGGCAAAAACAAGGACAGAAACAGGGACATCGGAGAGAAAGATAGAACAGATTACAACAAGACCAAGGATAAGCTCGGTGACGGCGACAAGCTGTGCCAGTCAAAAGACACTACCCGGAAAGACACTCGCCCACGTGAAAAGCTTCTGGTTGATGGTGATCTCAGACTAACAAGCTTTGGGAAAATGCTTAGTTTAAAAGACCAGGAAAATGAAGAGCGCCATAAGAGACATAAGGAGAAGATGAAACAAATGGAGAAGTTAAGGCATAAATCAGGAGATCCAAAGCTTAAAGAGAAAATCAAGTCTAGCGAGGATCTAAAGAAGAACCGTAGTGATCTCTCATCTAAGAAGTCTGGCACATTAGACTCTACTTTAAAAGAGAAGAAACTTAAAGAGGTGAGCCTTCCATCCCAGATGATGTCCCCTGATAGAAAATCACAGCCACTGGACAGCCAAAACTCCAAAGACTGGCTAGCAGGTCACCAGATAAAGGAAAATCTTCCTGCCTCTCCACGACCTGATCAGAACAGGCCAACAGGTGTCCCTGCTCCTGCATCGGTGATTTCATGTCCAAGCTATGAAGAAGTCATGCAAACTCCTCGTACACCATCCTGCAGTACAGAGGACTACCAAGAAATCATATTTGATGGACTAGACTGTCAGAATTCTTCTGCAATGACTATGTCAATGAATGCCTGCTCGCCAACATTCTTTGATAGATACACATCCCAGAACTCATCGCATAGTTTCCCCGAAGGAACCTGCATCACACCAGCGAAGAATATGCAATTACCCCTTGAGAGTCGGTCAATCACCTCTGAGGTCAGAAGACCTTTAGAAGAAGAGTTCAAAGCAGAAGCTGACAAGTTTCATAGACAGCAAAACGCACCTCAAGAATTTGAGTCTTCTGCCTCGCATCTTAATGAAGACAAAATACCAATGGAGAGACTTGATAGTCTTTCAACTTCGTACCCCTCCCCTCAAATTAACATGTTGTCTCCGAGGCCAGACTTGACACAGCCTGTCCCCGATAGAGGGTCTGCAGCCAGTTCTGGAAATGATGCCAATGAACTCCCTCCAGAAAGCATGTATGGTTATCTTATGAAGCCCTCAACTCCAGTCCATAGACCTGACCCTCAATGTTTGGACATAGCTGCTCCTTTAACACCAGCCCCTGCCGCTTTGCCTCCATTGGAAATTGATGACTTGTCCGAACCACATCAGAGTGAGCCCAGTTTGGTGCCGTCTGATCCAGTGAGTGGCAATGAATATTTACCCCCTGTCGTAGAGGAGCAGGATGAAGATGACGATGATGACGATGAAAacgaagaggaggaagaggaggaagaggaagataaTTCAGAGGAAACAGCTGAAACAGCTGAAACGCAGATTGCTTCAGATCACGCTATGCAGCCTACAGAAGATCCTACATATCCTCTTGGATTACAAGAGTCTGTCATGAAGACTTGGGCTGAATCTCTGGATCATAGAGAGCCTGAAGTCCTTCCGCTGTCACCCGCTCACCCGGAAGATAACATCATGGAAAACTCTTGTGACCAGGCTGTGGGATGGAACTCCGATGGTCTTATGAAATCACCCCATGAAAGTTATGGAGAGGTTGAAGCTGCAGTTTCAAAGATCAGCAGTCCGTATTCACACTCTGATTGTGAACTACCACCCATTCCTACTGCTATACCAGTTCATTCCATGACACCGCCTTATTCTACATATTCAAGGTCATACTCGCACATTTCAGAAAGTCATTATGAGGTACAGAAAGACAGTGTAGAGGACATTTCGTCATCTCCAAGACCCGAAGCAGAGCCTGTAGAAACAAACTTCATGCCACCCTCCTCAACCAGACTAGAAACCTTCTTCACAGATATCAAACCGCATGTTGAGGAGAATCAAGTGGACATTGAGCCGTCCTGTGTGGAACAAGAGAACAGAGAAGAGTCACTCAGTTACCCTCAGAGCAGTCTTGCCCAACCAGTAAACTGTGAGTCTCACTGGGCTGACCCCTTTCCTAACACAGTTGACGAACTAGATGATCTAAGTCCATTCTCTTTGCCAGACCTTCCCTTCCCAGAAAAAGAGATGCATGAACCTGAAATTACAGCATCTGAGACAACAGACACCAAACATTCTCCAGTCCCTGTAAGACCtttagaaacaaacaaagaattaGGGGTGTTGGATGTTGGATTTCCCAATTTGACCAAACCCCCGTGCTCACCTGCAGTTGTTTCTTTATGCGAGTCTGCTCAGGATTTGGAGCCACCTGCCCACCAGGAGAGTTTCAGACCTCAAAATGAGCTTGAACCAGAACCGAAGGACATTCAAGATGTTCCATCAATAAAAGAAACAATCCAGGAAGATCTGCCCATGTTTGATGATCAGGATGAGGGTGATGGCAACATGTATTCAAGTGTTGATGGAGAGAATGAGCAGGAATATAGGCAGAAAGACACAGCCTCTGATTTGCTGACACCAACAACACCATGTTTGGAACCACTTGCACATTTAAAATCAGAACACATCATATCTAATCCCGTGGTTGTCTTGAATACCTCATGCAACTCCTGCCCAGTGCAACCTCATGCAACTCCTGCTCCAGTTTTGCCCGTCACGTCATCTAGCCCCACCCAAATATCAGAAGCTGTGGAGACGACAGTCAAGCTTCCAGTTGCACCTGCAACAACTGAGGCTCCCAAAAAAGTAGAGGAGATAGCTCCAAGGATGACTCGCAATCGAGCACAGATGCTGGCCAACCAGAATAAGCAGAGCACCGCAATGAGTGTCTCATCATCAACAACCTCCCCTCCTGTTACCACAAGTATCACCACTAtttcttcttcctctcttaccgctggagagaaggagaaagagaaggacCCCATCAGCACCAACAATGCGCAGGCTTCAACTCCTGTTCTTCTCACCAAAACTAAAGGCCGTGCCGAGGAAGAGGATGGCCAGACGCAACATCCTCGCAAAAGGAAGTTCCAGAAATCAGGCCAGCAACAAGTACAGGTTCAGCTGGTCAACACAGCAATGCAGCAAACACGGGAGATGATACAGCAAACGTTAGCAGTTATAGTTAACGCCATCAAGCTAGATGAAATTGAGCCATACCACAGCGATCGCTCCAACCCTTACTTTGAGTACCTGCAGATCCGCAAAAAGATCGAAGAGAAGCGGAAAATTCTTTGCTACATAACACCACAAGCTCCCCAGTGCTATGCAGAGTATGTGACATACACAGGCTCCTACCTGCTAGATGGCAAACCACTGAGCAAACTGCATATCCCAGTG ATTGCGCCACCCCCATCTTTGTCTGAGCCCTTGAAGGAGCTCTTCAGACAACAGGAGGCAGTAAGGGGGAAACTGCGACTGCAGCACAGCATTGAAAGG GAAAAGCTGATTGTGTCCTGTGAACAAGAGGTATTGCGAGTTCACTGCAGAGCGGCCAGAACCATTGCCAATCAGGCTGTCCCGTTTAGTGCTTGCACTATGCTTCTGGATTCAGAAGTTTACAATATGCCATCAGAGAGCCAG GGGGATGAAAACAAGTCCGTAAGAGATCGATTTAACGCCCGGCAGTTTATCTCTTGGATTCAAGACGTGGACGATAAATACGACCGCATGAAG ACGTGCTTGCTGATGCGGCAGCAGCATGAGGCCGCTGCTCTCAACGCAGTGCAGAGGATGGAGTGGCAACTCAAGGTGCAGGAGCTGGACCCTGCTGGACACAAATCTCTGTGCGTCAACGAGGTTCCCTCCTTTTACGTGCCAATGGTCGACGTCAACGACGACTTTGTACTATTGCCCGCATGA